AGCGTTTACATAATAGTTTCCCACCCGGGCAATGACCCCAAGCCAGGGTTTCGCCAGGTCATTGATATGCAAGTTGTTGGAACTGGTTGTTCATATTGCTCGGGGCACAGGCACCGTCTGCAAGTGTGTGATATCACTTCACAGTTACACGATACGCCACGACGAGAGACGATGACATTTAGACGCCAGCCGTACTGTTCTTAGAGGCCGAGAAAACAGGTTCGGTTTCAGGTGGGAGAACGATACTGCCAACCACCTGGCAGTGATCAGGGCACTGTTTCTTGTCGACCTCTCCAATCCGTGCTTATACCGTCTTTGCACCTTGTCTACTTTCAACCATGGCTGGGTACAATCTACTTCCGTTGGCGAAAGGAACAGGGCCAGATCCCCGGCTGCGGTCACTGTGAGCTATGGTCAGTTGATGCCTCGACCATTCAACCAGCAGTTTTCAATTAGTTCATAGTTTATGATGCTTTCATGGACGGACTGGCAGAGTGAAAGACAAGTAGAAAATACTATTGCATGTAGATCCTAGTGGTTCTAGGGCGAGGGTAAGCCATTGTAGCCTGCCagctgttgttgatgttcgGCTGGATGGCGATCAAACGTCCCTTCTCGAATGATCTTTGAAGCCCCCCTCAGGGTGCATTTGGGGTTGCCTGAAACTAGCAATCTCGTAGGCAGACAAGTTCAGCTCACTGGTACTGAACTAGTTCAAGGCTAATGGGATCACCGGGAGATTGCGACCTGCGATTGGAACACTTTTAGTTTGTATTAGTCGATCCTACCGTGAAAATAGCATCATTCACGATATTGCTAGTTTATTGAAAACGATTTTAGCCCTGCGAGCTTTGAATGAGTCCTTTAAGTGTCACTGTAAGCAAAACCAGGCAATTGGTGGTCTAGTAGACGCAGATCAATAAGACATATGGGGTCACCAACTGTGTTACTGAGAAATACCCAGCTGAGCTTACGCTGAGACTGTCGCTGTTACAGGCTGGCATAGGATGAACATTTCCACGATGCTTCATCTCCCTAAAGCTGCAGAGTGGATTCACTTCTACGCCTTTGAAGTTATATTGTAAACAGGTTTGCCTCAGGCCAACGTCACGTGTCATCCCAATCGGGCAACTTTCCGTCTCTCTAAACATTTGGACTTGCATTTCTGCATCAGCCTCACCTTTCACATTCATAGTGTGGTTCCTCTTCTTTAGCTTGACAAACACTAGCATATACTCACATCACGACCTACTTCCTCTACATAGACAGTACGCAACGCGTTGACGGACGTGACCCCTCAACCATGTTGAACTGATAGTGGGGAAGGGACAACATTTCGAAGTCTCAGCTGTAACGTGTAGTTAATCGAGGTCGCGGACTGTCCTCATAATCCAAAACTTAAGTTGTGCTGTCCAAGACCATGTATAAAGGATATTGAGCAACATGCTAACCTCCCGTAGTAGACAAGCAAGCTTAAACTGCTACCATCGAACAACTGGCAAAGATGGAAACGCAAGCAACTCTCAACAGTATTCAGAAGGCCGTATGGGACGGCAGACTTCCCTTACAGATTAGACTTGCTCCATCAGAAAGTCGCATATACGACCAGACTGATCCGTATCTTGTAATTATTCTCTACcctctatatctataatgGTCAACTCCTCGGGGCAATGTTAATACGGCCTAGATCTCTTATCCCCGAATTTCATATCTGCCATCCCTCTTACCCAGATTAAGGGCCTTCTTCGCATCTTCTCTCATCGACCCCAGTTCCAATGCTCATGATGGATGGTTCTCCTTCGAAGGCGTCCCGCTTAAATGGCATCTCCCTATCGGTCTGCTATATGACCTCTATGCGGGCGCTGACCCAGCGTCCAAGGGGACAGCCGAGTCAGAAGACGCAGGCTGGGACATCGATGACCAAGACAATCCATTACCATGGCGTCTCGTCGTGCATTTCAGCGACTGGCCAGATGAGGAACTGGTCCGACTAGACGCAGAGGGGATGGTCATGAACGATGCGTTCATCAACAGCGTCAAAGAAGCGGATTTCCTGCGAAACGGGACCGCAAAGGGCATCATGAGTCTCTCCAAGGAGGATTCATCTGGGTTATGGAAGTCTGTACAGAATGGTACGATCACCCTCTCACCCCCTTCATCTCTCAGTCCCTCGTTCCCCCGTCCCGTCCCGTCCCGTCCCATCTCATGGCTATATCAATTGTCCGGGAAACAACAGCTAAACAAAGACAGTGGAACTCTCCTCTTTTCAACGAATTTCGAATATCCTCCTTCCCCCTCTCAATCAGCCGTTCCGTAACATCCCTATTCGCATattcctccccctccctccTGACTCTGGCTCCCCTTCTCTCAAAGTAGTTCAGTCCCCCGTCCCGCCGTTGATCCCTCCCTCCAGCGTGGCGGCTAGCCAATTGGCCCTTTCACGAAGTAGTATCACACCGCAGACGCAGACGATAGGTTCGGCTTTGCATTCGCTCCTACCGAACCTGTTTCCTAGTCGGAGGACGCCTGTGTTAGCGAAGCCCGTGCTCCATGGTGCCGCTGTGCCTATGTCAGCACCAGTCGAAGAGCTAGTCAGGAGTTCGGCGTACGGAGATGGTTGGTTGTATGTCGTTATACGGATGATGGGATGATTGGTTGCTATCCATGTATATACTAGATCCCCGGGATGGTTTTAGGATTATGAACTGTGGTCTAGTAGCCTTGGTTTTCGAAGAGCGACTGATTTGAATTTTATGATATTATCCCAAATTACTATATAGCCATGTAGTCGCCAGGATGGTTCCGTCCATATTATACATCAGAACCTTATAAAATGCAATCATGGGCCTTCGACCCGTACATTCACACAGTTCTTCTCGTTCGCTTCTAGACAAGCCATGAGACGGCCACAAATCTCGCCTCATTCGAGAACATTGACTTCCGTGATTCTTATATGTGCTTTTCAATGAGGAAGAGCAGAAGTATGAGAATATTACATACCATGAACTCAGAAGGTATATGGTACAGGAACAAAGACTGCGACCGTGCTATCTAGATATCATTTTCTCCTGACGCCTATCACTCAAATTCACTCCCGGTGCATGTCAAATAGTACTATAACCAAAGTTGACCTTGCTGTGGCCGGGTATCATAGATTACTAGTAAACTAAATCAAGATCATTACTCATTCAATAATCGTTATGACCTGGGTTGATGTTACAGAGCCCCATTGAGAcccttcatcctccaccagCGTTGAACCTCCTGTTTCATCATCGTCAGTTTCTGAGTCCGTCTCGATTTCGATTGGTGTTGGCATGGCTGTTGTTGACTGGTTATCATCGACGGAAAGCTGTAAGTTACCCATCTCATCGAACCAAAGTGCACCCATTGGATGCTTCTTCGCAATATCTAGAGGTGTTTTACCCTTTTCAGTTTCATTGTCGCTAACTGTACTGCTGGGTATTTTGATGGTCAAGTCTGCACCTGCAACAAGCAGAGCTCGGAAAATGGAGTCACGTCCCCTCTCGGCAGCTAGATGTAAAGGTGTCTTGCCTTCCGTTGTTTTGCAGTTTACGGAAGCACCGTGTTTGATAAGAAAAGACACCAGTGATGGCCTCGGAATTGCGGACATCGTCGCAAGATGGAGGGCCGTTTCACCCGTCGGAGACTCTGCGGCTGCATCAAGTTGTGCGCCGTGGGAAAGCAGAAGTTCAATATACTCTGATGTTTTATCAAACTCAATATCTGGAGCGCCAGTTCCTACAAACACAGTTTGATGTAAAGGCGTCCAACCATTAGTGTTGAGTACGTCAACTTCTAGGCCCCCTTGCAAGAGCATGTTCAGAATATCCAAGGAGTCCTGAGTAGACGGCGGTGTGATATGCAGAAGAGTCTCCCCTTTACTCGTTTCGATATCAACTTTTGCGCCTTTCTccacgaggaagaagaacatttttttatttccgCTCATGGCTGCACATTGTAAGGGCGTGTAACCTTGAGACGTTCGAGCTTCAATGTTGGCACCTTGTCCCAGAAGATGAGCAGCAACGGCGGTACTCGAAGCTCTTCTCGCCTGTCCATGCAGCAAGGCTTCTCCGTTATTATCCCAAGCGTTTATATCTGCACCACTGATGAGCAATAAATCGAATATAACCCAATTACCCTGCGAAGCTGCTATATGGGATGGCCTGGAACCAAACGGCGAGCAAGCCTCAACCTTTGCACCACGCTCAAGTAGTAATGAAAGTGCCTCGCGATTGTCCGTTTTGGCGGCCAACTGGAGAGGGTTTAGACCTTGTTTGTTAAATACGTCGGTGCTTGCGCCTCTCTCcagcagaaagagaataatTCGTATCCGCCTTTGCTCTACAGCGACATGGAGCATACTATTTCCGGTAGTCGCATTTTGAGCGTCCATATCAGACCTGCTTTTAATTAATAGGGGGACGGTAGATTCGTCGTACGCCGTTCCAACAGCCATCTGAAGAGCAGTAAGGCCTTGCCGATTTGCAGTTCTAGAGTTGGCACGCCGCATGAGTAAAAGTCTCATGATTCTCCGTTGTCCTTGCTCTGCTGCTAGGTGTATTGCAGTACTGCCATCTCTGCAGGTAGCATTGATGTTGGCTTTGTTGTCCAGCAGCAGCTCGACCATCTCTTCGTGCCCACGATGAGCTGCACAGTGTAGTGGGGTGATACCCATGCAGTTCTCTTGGGCATTCACATCTGCTCCCTTTTCGATTGTTCGTTGTGCTTTCCCGACAATGCCAAAAAAAGCTAGCACATGAAGTGCAGTCCAATCTGGGAAGTATCCCCCCAACCCAAGCTGTGCAGGGATTCTCATTTCTTCCAAAGCATGATTGTCCGTAACTGGAGGGCGTCTCCAACAGAGCTTATTGAGGAATGCTCCGATGAGAACCTGAGTagtctgttcttcttccgcttcacGGGCATGGTGTCCCCAG
The sequence above is a segment of the Aspergillus flavus chromosome 4, complete sequence genome. Coding sequences within it:
- a CDS encoding NACHT and ankyrin domain protein, translating into MVEAAAIRERLTQTARSVIAITRSFGTKQESQEALQKVTLMLCEILNLLYQIREQLSWAEEKWVVAPARLNIIEEILGAFESTARTMEASFQPGGVSSRMFRKGLIERTFLPRLELYKVAFLVLMQPESHEKNFSEQQLRNSIRECRDLELSSTPKFTSEEDFHNTTAPVTSKNFIDLSNMCHRRQKDTCKWVFHDEKYKDWLFGRRRSLYCIGPAGVGKTFLSSAIIENLRNTFITPDVAVVFFFCQDERDEEASSLSMLSNILAQLVYRKGFATHTTAALYRSEAFIEGRASAKSFHNAIKTEINHFSKVYLIVDGLDLLPEKDRVITRLQKLPEHAHLLFTLRDQRCADKNDSIPVIASRRDLTAYINSKIDQEPELLSLLQQYPPEYMIREAVTQQVVDKSYGLFLLARLHMDLLTRCKDASILQRTLLHLPDSLNDSYAESMKQLASQNLYASRCIFWTLYAHRPLTVTELKSAVFFEPQNGAAQKEPSSFEHILHVETSGLLTVDPMTATVHLVHRTAKEYLTGAAARVFFPTARKHIAETCLTVITSDEVVDDCYINYGSTPRNSSGSLVSYAAANWGHHAREAEEEQTTQVLIGAFLNKLCWRRPPVTDNHALEEMRIPAQLGLGGYFPDWTALHVLAFFGIVGKAQRTIEKGADVNAQENCMGITPLHCAAHRGHEEMVELLLDNKANINATCRDGSTAIHLAAEQGQRRIMRLLLMRRANSRTANRQGLTALQMAVGTAYDESTVPLLIKSRSDMDAQNATTGNSMLHVAVEQRRIRIILFLLERGASTDVFNKQGLNPLQLAAKTDNREALSLLLERGAKVEACSPFGSRPSHIAASQGNWVIFDLLLISGADINAWDNNGEALLHGQARRASSTAVAAHLLGQGANIEARTSQGYTPLQCAAMSGNKKMFFFLVEKGAKVDIETSKGETLLHITPPSTQDSLDILNMLLQGGLEVDVLNTNGWTPLHQTVFVGTGAPDIEFDKTSEYIELLLSHGAQLDAAAESPTGETALHLATMSAIPRPSLVSFLIKHGASVNCKTTEGKTPLHLAAERGRDSIFRALLVAGADLTIKIPSSTVSDNETEKGKTPLDIAKKHPMGALWFDEMGNLQLSVDDNQSTTAMPTPIEIETDSETDDDETGGSTLVEDEGSQWGSVTSTQVITIIE
- a CDS encoding putative autophagy protein Apg5 — protein: METQATLNSIQKAVWDGRLPLQIRLAPSESRIYDQTDPYLISYPRISYLPSLLPRLRAFFASSLIDPSSNAHDGWFSFEGVPLKWHLPIGLLYDLYAGADPASKGTAESEDAGWDIDDQDNPLPWRLVVHFSDWPDEELVRLDAEGMVMNDAFINSVKEADFLRNGTAKGIMSLSKEDSSGLWKSVQNVELSSFQRISNILLPPLNQPFRNIPIRIFLPLPPDSGSPSLKVVQSPVPPLIPPSSVAASQLALSRSSITPQTQTIGSALHSLLPNLFPSRRTPVLAKPVLHGAAVPMSAPVEELVRSSAYGDGWLYVVIRMMG